The sequence GTTTGCACGCCACTGGCTCGCATGGTATCCATAAAATCACGCATATTCAGAATAGCCTTAATATTTTGCTCGGTATAAAGCTCGCCACGGGGATTTAGCGCCACGCCGCCTTTATCGATCACTTCAGATGCCAAGGGAATATCCGCGGTGATCACTAAGTCGCCGGCATCGAGCCGCTTAACGATTTCATCATCGGCCACATCAAAACCCGAAGAGACGGTCACCATCTTAATAAAACGTGACGGCGGCACACGCATCGAATGGTTCGCCACCAGCGTCACTTCAACTTTAGCTCTATCTGCAGCTCTAAACAGCGTCTCTTTTATTACACCGGGACAAGCATCGGCATCAACCCAAATTTTCATATTCTTCCAATTACTCTAATCAACCAGTTAAATACATTTTAATAGTCAACTCAACTTAAAAAACAATCAAGCTAACAGGATGTGAAAAGAACAAGGTATTCTGTAATAACTAATCTCGGTGAAAGATTATTTGATCTTGACTCAAACTATTTAATACAAAAGCACCATCTTCATACCAAAATATAACTTGATGTTCTGAAAAATTCCTCTTAATTATATTTCCAGAAAGATCAAGAATAAATTCATTATTAGTCCCACTCTCAACAGGCTTTAACTCGAGCATGTCATCAGACACAAAGTTTAATTCGTCACCATCAACGATCCAACTGCCAGAGCCACTTATGCTATAATTCATTTCATTTTCAATTTTTTCATCCCCTTGTAAAAAACTGACATTATAGCTTAGAGAGTATGTGCCATCATCATGAAATACTAACTTGCCATCAAAATTAGCAAGCACATCAGTATCAAATTGACTCAACATTGACTGGTCATTGTTCAGATAAATTTTATCTTGAAAACTCCATACTCCATCGAGTAAGCGATTAGAGTGAATAAAGCTTCGTCCAGAAGTCAGGCTGATGAAAGACAAAATAAAGATTAAAGCAAAAACTAAAAAAAACTTACGATTAGTTAAAAAGTACGACATTCATTATCCTCCAAGGTTTTTGTTGAACTTAAATAAATCTTGAAGGAGAAGCTGGTGAGGTTTTGATCGAGAAAAAGCAATGATATTGACCTTTTATCTCTGGCGGAAACTAAAACCTTGCTTATTTTTTTTGGATATTTGTCTAATACATAATGGAGACACTTTTCGATAACCGGAGATAACTCTTTGCTCACATCGGCATCTTTATACATGATCAAGTCTACGTTATCTAGCGTAATATCGGTATAAGGTTGAACATTCATTTCTGGAGCATGCTCGGTAAGAAAAGATGACAAAAGGAGTGCAAACAGCACACCAAAAAAGATGGCACCAAACATCTTAATCACTGCTGGTTTGCGATAAAAACGTCCACTGGATTCAGCCTTAGCATCCTCTGAAATCTCAGTGATCACTATGCCCGGCGTCAGCATGTAGCCCATTTTAGTAACGGTTTTTATGTAAGCCTGTTCTTTGACATTGTCATCAAGCACCTTTCTCAGCAAAGACACGGTCTGATTGACACTGGTTTCATCGACAACTAAACCACGTTTGAGCCAGACTTCCTCCAATATTTGCTCTCGGGAAATCACATCCCCCCTATGAGAAATTAAAAGGCTCAGGAGCCTGGATTCATTGAGTCCAAGTTCGATAACCTTGTCATTTGAAGTATCGGTTAACTGATCTGTTTTGGCGTTAAACACATACCGACCACCGACGCCATAAATCTCGGCAACAGCTTTCTCTTTCACAAATTTAGCTCCATTCCATGGTATCAATTAATAAATACACCAAATTTCTTAAAACTCCCGAGAACTAGACAAATTAAAGGCCTAGTACACACTATTGAACAAGTGTATCAAGGCTACACTAATACTCAACGACAAACGTTACACTTACGAAACATTATGGCGTAAAAATTTAAGTATAATGGCTAAGATCTCACTTTTCCGTAGCGGATGAGTTGATTTTATATAATTATTAAAATTTAACATATGTTGAAGTTCAGCACACACCTCGAAGATAAATAGACACCAACGATTAAGCCATTGATTTAACTGCAAGTAAAACACCTCACCCTATCAATAAATATAACATGAATACATTTATATCGATTTTAAATGATTCACACCTAAATCAGTTTTCCCCAAGTATGCTGAAAACAACAGATAAGCAAACTATAAGTAATTTAAGTGGATTTAGCTCCATCTGATTGCATCTATAGATGTAAATACATCGAGACGACTTAGGTATAGAAAAGCTAAAACGAGGAAAATTATGTTGGACAATATTAAAAATGCACCGAGCCTGAATGGCTTCAATGTTTTGCTGGTCGATGACGTTAACATCAACCTAGTATTGGGTAAAAGACTATTAACTAAGTTAGGCGTCAATGTCGACATTGCAGACTCAGGAGCCCAGTGTCTAGAGAAAATGAATCTAAATGACTATCACCTGATTTTACTCGATATACAAATGGAGCCTATGACAGGCCTTGAGACAATGGCTAGAATACGGAAACAAGCGCGTTGGAACCAAGTTTCGATAGTGGCTGTTTCCTCCTCACTCACTGAAGAAGTCATCAGCCAATGTAGAGCATTCTCCGTCGAACAATTTTTGAAACGGCCCTTTCTCAAAGCCGATCTGGAAGCTGTTTTATCTTCTGTGGCCAAAAAAGGTTGACCACTACATAACGACATTTTAATAAAGGACACTTTAATATGGACTCGCGTAGCCAAAAACGATTACTAACCAGTAGGATAAAAGTCAGGAAAATATCATTTAGATTTAACGTCCTGATTTTAACGCTTTTTTTGGTGGGCATCATTGGAGGCAGTGTGTTAGCGAATCTTAGCTATCATATCGATGACTATATTACTGTCGATAGAGCGACCACGGCTTTAGATAAAGCGCGTTTAACTGAATTAGTCTACGGCCGTGATGGCAGCATCTTATCAGCAAGCAAGATCCAGAAAAATATGGACCAAATACTTAAAAGTATCGATCGAAAAGACCTTGGAGTTTACTTTTTAGATCCTGAAAATGGAGAGAGTCCATTTATTAACGCATTAAACAAATACGAAAGTAATTTTGAGTTATTTGTTGGAAAGCAGGAACAATTCAACCAAAGAAAAGCAAAGGTAACACATTCAGCTAGCCAGTTGACATCTCAATTAATTAAACTCACGCAATATCAAGAGAAACATATTGAAGCGGGTGTAAAAAAAATAAATGAACTTAGAAGTATCGTTGATAGAAAGTATAAACTAGTCATTATATCAACAGACACCAGAGTAAAGGCTCAGCAAGTGATGAGTCTTATACGTCATTATAACAGTGATAAATTTCAACAACAGGCACTGCTAGAGCTAACTAATCACATCAAACAAACACTATCAATTAACCATTTAAATACAGATGAAAAAGTGCTATTCGAAAGTGCTAAGCAGGCTGCTGTTGACCTGCACATGCTAGTTTCATTGCAAGCACCACATTCTTTAAAAACAAAGAAGCAGTATATGGACGCAGGCCTAAGCTTTATCGCAGCAGCAAATAAACTTGATAATAGAGAGCATGAAAAACTTAACAAATTTCAAGCTGAGAGTTGGAGGATTCAAACGTCGATAATTAACCGAGTAAAAATACTAAAAAATGTTAATCTATTAACTCAAGACATAAACCAGCTATGGCAAGATGAAGATGATTTTTTCTCTTCATTTAGTGACACTAGATTTTCGTCCTATCCAGAAGTAACCAATCAATTATCGAACACAGAACAACAAACTAAAACGTTAAATACTCTCTTATTGGAGGATGATGAAAAACAATTGATGTCAGCAATCATTGACATGTTGCAACAGCACAGAATTGATTTTAAGGCATCCATAAGCAAGGCAAAAACAATAATTAAGATTAAAGAGGATATGCATAGTGCGGCATTGATTGCAGATCAGTATTTAACATCTATGTTGGATAAAGAGTCGCAAGATATAAAAGAGGCAAATAAAATAACAATCAATATGTGGGGACTATGGGCACTATTTTTCATCTCATTAATCATACTCTTAATCTTAGTCCGCCGCTCACATAACGAAATAGTCGATCTTACACAGGACCTAAATCAGGCAATCACAGATGCTGAGAAGGCTAAAGAAGCGAAATCTTTTTTCCTTGCTAATATGAGTCATGAGATCCGTACTCCAATGAATGCCATCATAGGCATGACAGATCTGGCCCTACAGACAAACCTAAACTCAGAGACAACATCTTATATCAATGATGCTAATCAATCGGCAAAATTATTACTTGGGATTATCGATGACATATTGGATTTTTCAAAAATAGAAGCCAATAAATTAACATTGGAAGAAATCAATTTCGATATCAGAAAGGTCATCAAAGATTTCGATGTCGTTATCCGCAACAGAGCACAAGAATCCAGCTTAGCCCTGCAGATCAATATTGACGAAAACGTACCCAAACTTTTAAAAGGTGATCCATTACGCTTGTATCAGATCTTACTCAACTTGGGCAGTAACGCAGTCAAGTTCACTTCTAAAGGTAGCGTGACCCTAAGTGTCAGTATGCTCAAAAAAACCAGTTCACCAGAAAACATAGGCTTACAGTTCAAGGTACGGGACACGGGAATTGGCATGAGCAAGCAAGAAACAGCAAACCTGTTCCAGTCATTTACTCAGGCTGACTCCTCCACATCACGTACTTTTGGCGGCACAGGACTTGGCTTAGTCATTAGTCGACAACTGGTCGAGTCCATGGGAGGAAACATTAGCATCGAAAGTGAAAAAGGCGTAGGCACCACGTTTAAAGTTCGCGTTTATTTTAAACCTCCTAGTTCCGATAATTTATCCATGATCTCTGATGACGCCCTCAATACAGATCCTGGCATCATGTCTAAGAATATAGCCTCGCTTATCGATAAAAAAATATTATTGGCAGAAGATAATGAAACAAACCAGAGATTGATAAAAGCACTATTCTTGAAAAAAGGGATCGAAATCACCATAGTTAATAACGGGCTTGAAGCCGTAAATCTATTAGAAAAAAAGACATTCGATGCGGTATTAATGGATTGCCAAATGCCGATATTAGATGGTTACCATGCCACTCAAAGAATAAGAAACGAGCTCAATTTACAAGATCTACCAATCATAGCACTCACGGCAAATATCATGTACGAAGATCGTCAAAAGGCGTTCGCTTACGGAATGAATGATGTGATAGGTAAACCATTAGATTTTGAGAAACTAATAGCCACATTAGTTAAGCATATAGAAATAGTGGGTGAAAATGTTGAGTTAGCAAAACCGAATCCGGAACAGCCGGAAATAAAGAACATCCAGAATAAACCTATTCTAGATGTAAATGTTGGATTACAAATTACCGATCATGATGATGACCTGTATGCCGAACTACTCGGCTATTTTATTGAGAACTACGCTACTCTAGCTCCTTTGGCAAACTATCCAACCCCAAGCGAAATCAAGAATTACCTGCATGAGTTGAAAGGGGTGGCATCAAATATAGGGGCGGTTGCACTCGCAGATATTTGTTCAAAATACGAACACGCACCCTCGAGCTTAAATAACCAGCAAATGAATGAAATTACAACATTATCAGATAAAACCAACCAGAAAATAGCCAGATATTTAAAAGAAGGTAAACTGTAAATGTTCTTTCAAGAATATGTAATCTGGTCTACTCGCTCCGGACACCTTGATTGTGGATAATAAGATAATCGTATCCGTCCGGCGAACTACACCTAGCTTAGTTTTATATTCCAAGGCATCAAGTGATCTAGGCTTTCAGGCTTGAGTGACAACTGCTCGAGGCAGTAAATTAGATAATCAAAGGGCATGAGCTCGTTAGCTTTGGCTGTTTCGATAATACTGTAGAACACCGCGCTAGCCTGAGCGCCAGAGGCTGTATTGGAGGACATCCAATTCTTTCTCCTTATCACAAAGGGTTTAACGGCACGCTCTGCGCGATTGTTATCGATAGAGAGTTGCCCGTCTTCGGTATAACGCATCAGTTTGGCCACTGGTTTAATGTATAGCTAATGGCTTCACCCAGTTTTGCCTTGGGTGAGATACGCATGACCGCTTTATCCAGCCACTCCTCGAGCGTGTTGAGTAAAGGGACGGTGACCTCTTGTCTTTGTTGGTATTTTTCAGCTACGGGTTGACCTTTAAGCTTTATCTCAAGGCGGTAGAGTTTCTTGATGTGGTTGATGCCTCAGTCACTGCTGCCGACCTTACCTTTGACCTGGACTCGCTGCGCTTCCACGAACTTTCTTCTGGCATGTGCTCGGCAGCCGACTAAGGTCGCCTTGCTCTGGGCGCAGCCCTGAAACCATCACAGTGCAGGTGGCGTATGCGCGTGGCCTTTCGAGATGGAAACCCTTAGGAAACATTCCCCACATCAACCTTGGTAAAATGTACTTGAATTTAGAATGCGTATACAAAAACTTAGGATTAAAAATGAAAAACATATTTAAAATCGCAACCATCAGCGCGCTAGTGATGCTATCAGCAAACGCCATGGCAGAAGACGCCAACCAAGACTTTACCTGGACAGGCACCGTACCTGCAGCAAGTGCAGGCACAGGGATTAAAATCAAAGCCACGGGTAGCGGCACCGCACTCGACGCGGGCGTGTTCGATCTGGTAAAAACTGCAGACAACTCTAACAACCCTGCTTACGGGTTTTTCGATATAACCTCGCCCAGCCTGCTTTCTTTCGACGTGGTTACCGATGATGCCAGCGAAGACCATGTTGATTACTACTACACCATGACCAGCTTCCTGTACACCAACAGCGCCGGCACTTCTGACGGGATGATTCAAGGGGCCTTCGACGGGGTAGACCTGACAGCTGACGGCGTATCTTTGCAGCAAGACGTGAAAACTACAACAGCAGCAACCGCGTCGACCGACCTCACCCTGACCGGAAATGGTTTGTTTCAATACGGTGATGAGTACACAATCACCGCAACCATGCTGATTACCGACCAAGCTCTCTAGCTGTCTAAATCTACACTTAAATTCAAACCCAAGGCGGGCTCGACCAATCGGGCTCCGTCTTTAATTGTGCCCCCACCGCAAACCGCCACACCCCTTGCTTTACCACTCGCAATCCAACAAACCCAAAGCCACCCCCTCGAAAACGGAAACCCCCAAGAAACACACAAAGCGTCTAACACCGGCATGATAAACATTAGATTTAGGACGTATTAACAAAAACACCACTTATCACTTAGGATTGAAAATGAAAAACATATTTAAAATCGCAACCATCAGCGCGCTAGCGATGTTATCAGCAAACGCCATGGCAGAAGACGCCAACCAAGACTTCACCTGGACAGGCACCGTACCCGAAGCAAACGCAGGCGCAGGGATTAAAATCATAGCCACAGGTAGCGGCACTGCACTCGACGCGGGCGTGTTCACCTTAACAAAAACTGCAGACTATTCGGACCCAACTTATGGGTGGTTCGATATCACCTCACCCAGCCTTTTGTCTTTTGACGTGGTTACAGATGACGCTAGCGAAGACCATGTTGATTACTACTACACTATGACCAGTTTCGGATACGCCTACGGCACTACCAGTAGCACCATTGGGGGCTTGGTCGGTGGCGTAGACCTGACAGCTGACGGCACCCCTTTAGCTCTAGATGTGAAAACTACAGCAGCGGCAACCGCGTCGACCAACCTCACCTTGACCGGAAATGGTGTGTTTAAATACAGTGAAGAGTACGCAATCACCGCAACCATGCTAATTACCGACCAAGCCCTCTAAGTCTACACTTAAATTCAAACCCAAGGCGAGGCTCGATGAATCGAGCTCGCCTTCTTTTTCTGCTTCAACTTATCACCCTCAATAACTGTCAGAACAAGCCCTGTAAGCCATCTGTGATGTGAATTCATTTTATTTAGGCTCATACTGACCTAACCAGCGTGGGTCTGTATTGACCGGAAGCGTCAATGACATCACGCCCACGGCCAGATTAATCACCGCCACTTCTGGTGGTGGCTCTATCGCTAATGCCTCTGCTTTGGGCGTGAGTATTACAAAGGTTGAATGGAATGCTTCCTTAGCCTTCATCAAGTCGCTTCTCTTGCGGCTAAAGGTTTTAACCACAAGGTGATGCTGGGAACAAAAATCAACAATCGTTAATTTGCTTTGTTTGTGAAGCTCTATGAGCTTCAGCCATTTTTCTAGTGTCTTATGTTTACGCGAGGCCATCTCAGTTACTCGGAAAGTATCGGTAACAAAGACTCTACCCGCTAACCCGACCGAGGGTTAGGCGGTGTTCATCACACGCTTACCGTACTGGCAGTAAAGAGCCTTGATTACTCGCAACCAACTTGCCACCTGAAACATTTACCGCCTCTAAAGTTACTCAGTTATATGCCAAGCGCATGCAGATATAAAAGACATTTCGGAACTTAAAAGTCCTCAATATGGCATGGGGATTAAGCATTGCAAGAGTCGATGCCCTAGAAGATTAGATGTTCTATTACTTATCGCTATGCTGGCTGAAATTGTACTTTGGCCCATCGGTATCATCGCTAAACACCTAGGCTGGCAACGTCATTTCCAAACGAATACTATCCGGCATAGGCCTGTACTATCGGTCGTAAGGCTGGGAAGGAAGTTAAAAAGCGGAAAAACCACAAGTTCAAAAATCAACACCTACACTGGGAAGTATTTGAAGATATTAAAAAGTTCACTGTGCTGGGATACCTCAATTATGAGCCCCCAGCACCTTATCAAGGAAGGACGACTAGCACTGCGAAAAATGCTAAAACACTGATGATACCAAGAGCTGATTTTTAAATGATAAATTCCGTCAAAGTAAATCACCTTAAAACTGGAATCATCATGAAAAAAACAATCGGTATTATCTTAGCCTTATCTCTCCTATCTGGCTGTGCCCCTGAAATTGGCAGTAAAGAATGGTGCGCAAGCATAAAAGAGAAGCCTAAAGCTGATTGGACTATAAAAGAAGGCAAAGAGTTCGCTAGCAACTGCATTTTCTAAGAGTCAGCAAACAACCTAAGTCGTATATATTCGGCTTAGGTTCAGCTCTGATCACCCTTACCTGATTATTGATAATATCCCTAGGAAGTAAAATTGATCACGACTATCTTCGAATCGAGCGACTGGCTTCAGTATGAACGCCTCTTAGTTATTTTAACTAGCTTGTTTATTATCTGTTCGATTTTTAACTATCGAAACACAAAAAAATTTCCCTGGAAGATACTGAGTTTAACAGCCATAGCCGCGTCAACCTTGATCACAAGTCGAATTTCAGCACTAGAGTTTAATAGCATGCTAGCGGACCTAAGAAACATTGAAGTCATTAATGGTCTATTTCACCACGGAGAGTATCGTTTCACTGACATAGCCAGCGATAGCATAGATTATCGTGAGATCAGACTAAACGACAGAATGATTAAACTGTATCATTCAGGCTATATGTACAGTTCCAGATGCTACCGAAAATTCTTCAGTTCTAACAACATAGCAGAGAGTAGCAATTTGCGCATGCACATATATTGGTTTGAACATAATTATATTTTTAATGAAAAAAATCATAAGTTGAAAACCCCCTGTATTTTAAAAATAGAACAGAGAACTTAATCAATTCAGGAGAATGACTCACCAAACTAGTTGATGAGTCATTCATTTTCATCTGTTCCTATATACTAAAGGCCTAGGCTGGTTGATGCTGGGTGACACAGTGTATCCCCCCTCCCGCGTAATTTAATGCATCAGCATCTATCTGAACGACTTTATGCTTCGGATAAGCTTGACTGAGTACTCTCTTGGCCTCAGCGTCTTTCTTTGGGCTGTTATAGCTTGGCGCTATGATCGTATTATTGGTGACCAAATAATTCGCGTAGCTTGCCGCTTTCACGACTTGAATTGGCTTACCCTTTGGGAATGCCACTGCATGTGTGGGATAAGTATATGACTCTAGGTACTTATACATATCTTGATCC is a genomic window of Shewanella psychrophila containing:
- a CDS encoding YaiI/YqxD family protein; this encodes MKIWVDADACPGVIKETLFRAADRAKVEVTLVANHSMRVPPSRFIKMVTVSSGFDVADDEIVKRLDAGDLVITADIPLASEVIDKGGVALNPRGELYTEQNIKAILNMRDFMDTMRASGVQTGGPAVLGQSERQAFANQLDKFITKHHKPAL
- a CDS encoding winged helix-turn-helix domain-containing protein is translated as MKEKAVAEIYGVGGRYVFNAKTDQLTDTSNDKVIELGLNESRLLSLLISHRGDVISREQILEEVWLKRGLVVDETSVNQTVSLLRKVLDDNVKEQAYIKTVTKMGYMLTPGIVITEISEDAKAESSGRFYRKPAVIKMFGAIFFGVLFALLLSSFLTEHAPEMNVQPYTDITLDNVDLIMYKDADVSKELSPVIEKCLHYVLDKYPKKISKVLVSARDKRSISLLFLDQNLTSFSFKIYLSSTKTLEDNECRTF
- a CDS encoding response regulator translates to MLDNIKNAPSLNGFNVLLVDDVNINLVLGKRLLTKLGVNVDIADSGAQCLEKMNLNDYHLILLDIQMEPMTGLETMARIRKQARWNQVSIVAVSSSLTEEVISQCRAFSVEQFLKRPFLKADLEAVLSSVAKKG
- a CDS encoding ATP-binding protein, with product MDQILKSIDRKDLGVYFLDPENGESPFINALNKYESNFELFVGKQEQFNQRKAKVTHSASQLTSQLIKLTQYQEKHIEAGVKKINELRSIVDRKYKLVIISTDTRVKAQQVMSLIRHYNSDKFQQQALLELTNHIKQTLSINHLNTDEKVLFESAKQAAVDLHMLVSLQAPHSLKTKKQYMDAGLSFIAAANKLDNREHEKLNKFQAESWRIQTSIINRVKILKNVNLLTQDINQLWQDEDDFFSSFSDTRFSSYPEVTNQLSNTEQQTKTLNTLLLEDDEKQLMSAIIDMLQQHRIDFKASISKAKTIIKIKEDMHSAALIADQYLTSMLDKESQDIKEANKITINMWGLWALFFISLIILLILVRRSHNEIVDLTQDLNQAITDAEKAKEAKSFFLANMSHEIRTPMNAIIGMTDLALQTNLNSETTSYINDANQSAKLLLGIIDDILDFSKIEANKLTLEEINFDIRKVIKDFDVVIRNRAQESSLALQINIDENVPKLLKGDPLRLYQILLNLGSNAVKFTSKGSVTLSVSMLKKTSSPENIGLQFKVRDTGIGMSKQETANLFQSFTQADSSTSRTFGGTGLGLVISRQLVESMGGNISIESEKGVGTTFKVRVYFKPPSSDNLSMISDDALNTDPGIMSKNIASLIDKKILLAEDNETNQRLIKALFLKKGIEITIVNNGLEAVNLLEKKTFDAVLMDCQMPILDGYHATQRIRNELNLQDLPIIALTANIMYEDRQKAFAYGMNDVIGKPLDFEKLIATLVKHIEIVGENVELAKPNPEQPEIKNIQNKPILDVNVGLQITDHDDDLYAELLGYFIENYATLAPLANYPTPSEIKNYLHELKGVASNIGAVALADICSKYEHAPSSLNNQQMNEITTLSDKTNQKIARYLKEGKL
- the tnpA gene encoding IS66 family insertion sequence element accessory protein TnpA — encoded protein: MASRKHKTLEKWLKLIELHKQSKLTIVDFCSQHHLVVKTFSRKRSDLMKAKEAFHSTFVILTPKAEALAIEPPPEVAVINLAVGVMSLTLPVNTDPRWLGQYEPK
- a CDS encoding DUF3012 domain-containing protein; translated protein: MKKTIGIILALSLLSGCAPEIGSKEWCASIKEKPKADWTIKEGKEFASNCIF